In a genomic window of Streptomyces sp. NBC_01142:
- the nuoL gene encoding NADH-quinone oxidoreductase subunit L produces the protein MENLIALLIAAPLLGAAVLLCGGRRLDRIGHWLGTLFAAASFVIGAVLFSAMLGYDTDARSMHQYLFSWIPVEGFQADVAFQLDQLSMTFVLLITGVGTLIHIYSIGYMEHDERRRRFFGYLNLFLAAMLLLVLADNYLLLYVGWEGVGLASYLLIGFWQHKPSAATAAKKAFLVNRVGDMGLSIAIMLMFTTFGTFTFGSVLGSTDETSEGMLTAIGLLLLLAACGKSAQVPLQSWLGDAMEGPTPVSALIHAATMVTAGVYLITRSGAIFNGAPDAQLAVVVVGAVTLLFGAIVGCAKDDIKKALAGSTMSQIGYMILAAGLGPIGYVFAIMHLVTHGFFKAGLFLGAGSVMHGMNDEVDMRKYGGLRKYMPVTFVTFGLGYLAIIGFPGLSGFFSKDKIIEAAFAKGGTEGWILGAVTLLGAAITAYYMTRVMILTFFGEKRWQPAPDPGTAPSVEPGIEVHPGEMPHPHESPKSMTIPMVLLAFGSVFAGGLFSLNDAFVNWLKPVTEFEHGHPPIGAAAITTATVAVMVIGVGLAYAQYGRRPVPTVAPRGSVLTRAARRDLLQDDFNHVVLVRGGEHLTRSLVYVDHTLVDGVVNGTAASVGGLSSRLRKLQNGYARSYAVSMFGGTAVLIAATLLMRAV, from the coding sequence GTGGAGAACCTGATTGCGCTGCTCATCGCGGCGCCTCTGCTCGGAGCGGCGGTCCTGCTGTGCGGCGGCCGACGCCTCGACCGCATCGGCCACTGGCTCGGCACGCTCTTCGCCGCCGCCTCGTTCGTGATCGGCGCGGTGCTCTTCAGCGCCATGCTGGGCTACGACACCGACGCGCGGTCCATGCACCAGTATCTGTTCAGCTGGATCCCCGTCGAGGGCTTCCAGGCGGATGTCGCCTTCCAGCTCGACCAGCTGTCGATGACGTTCGTCCTGCTGATCACCGGTGTGGGCACCCTGATCCACATCTACTCCATCGGGTACATGGAGCACGACGAGCGGCGCCGCCGCTTCTTCGGCTACCTGAACCTCTTCCTCGCGGCGATGCTGCTGCTGGTCCTCGCCGACAACTACCTCCTGCTGTACGTCGGCTGGGAGGGCGTCGGTCTCGCCTCGTACCTGCTCATCGGATTCTGGCAGCACAAGCCCAGCGCGGCGACGGCGGCGAAGAAGGCCTTCCTGGTCAACCGCGTCGGCGACATGGGTCTCTCGATCGCGATCATGCTGATGTTCACCACCTTCGGGACCTTCACCTTCGGTTCTGTGCTGGGCTCCACGGACGAGACGAGCGAGGGCATGCTGACGGCCATCGGCCTGCTGCTGCTGCTCGCCGCCTGCGGCAAGTCCGCACAGGTGCCGCTGCAGTCCTGGCTCGGTGACGCGATGGAGGGCCCGACCCCGGTCTCGGCCCTGATCCACGCGGCGACCATGGTGACCGCCGGCGTCTACCTCATCACCCGGTCCGGAGCGATCTTCAACGGCGCGCCCGACGCGCAGTTGGCGGTCGTGGTGGTCGGCGCGGTGACGCTCCTCTTCGGTGCGATCGTCGGTTGCGCGAAGGACGACATCAAGAAGGCGCTGGCCGGTTCGACGATGTCGCAGATCGGCTACATGATCCTGGCGGCCGGCCTCGGTCCGATCGGCTACGTCTTCGCGATCATGCACCTGGTGACGCACGGCTTCTTCAAGGCCGGGCTCTTCCTCGGCGCGGGCTCCGTGATGCACGGCATGAACGACGAGGTCGACATGCGCAAGTACGGCGGTCTGCGGAAGTACATGCCGGTGACGTTCGTGACCTTCGGGCTCGGCTATCTCGCCATCATCGGCTTCCCGGGTCTGTCCGGCTTCTTCTCCAAGGACAAGATCATCGAGGCCGCGTTCGCCAAGGGCGGCACGGAGGGCTGGATTCTCGGCGCCGTCACGCTGCTGGGCGCGGCCATCACCGCGTACTACATGACGCGCGTGATGATCCTGACGTTCTTCGGCGAGAAGCGCTGGCAGCCGGCCCCCGACCCGGGCACGGCACCGAGTGTGGAACCCGGCATCGAGGTCCACCCCGGCGAGATGCCGCACCCGCACGAGTCGCCGAAGTCGATGACCATTCCGATGGTGCTGCTCGCCTTCGGATCCGTCTTCGCCGGTGGCCTGTTCAGCCTCAACGACGCGTTCGTGAACTGGCTCAAGCCCGTCACGGAGTTCGAGCACGGCCACCCGCCGATCGGCGCGGCCGCCATCACGACCGCCACGGTCGCGGTGATGGTCATCGGCGTGGGCCTGGCCTACGCCCAGTACGGGCGGCGTCCCGTTCCCACGGTCGCCCCGCGAGGGAGTGTGCTCACCCGGGCCGCCCGCCGCGATCTCCTCCAGGACGACTTCAACCATGTGGTCCTGGTCCGCGGCGGCGAGCACCTCACCCGCTCCCTGGTGTACGTCGACCACACCCTGGTCGACGGCGTGGTCAATGGCACGGCCGCCTCGGTCGGCGGACTCTCCAGCCGGCTGCGCAAGCTGCAGAACGGCTACGCCCGCTCGTACGCGGTCTCGATGTTCGGAGGTACGGCGGTGCTGATCGCCGCGACCCTGCTGATGAGGGCGGTGTAA